TGAAAATTCTAACCGGAAAAGGGGAAATCCTGCGCAAAAAACTGCTGTACATCGATCTGCTCGACAACGAATTCACAACCTTTGAACTTTAAGGAGGACACCATGTTTACTGTAGCCATTCTAACCCTCAGCGATAAAGGCTCACGCGGAGAACGTGAGGATAAAAGCGGCCCGGTCATTGCCGGAATGCTGGACAAAGACCTGTACGAGGTGGTGCACACCGCCATCCTGCCCGACGAAAAACACATTATTGAAAGTAATTTAAAGTCTCTGTGCGACGCCATCGACCCGGTCAATCTCATTCTGACCACAGGCGGCACAGGCTTTTCACCCCGAGATGTTACCCCCGAGGCCACCATCTCGGTCTGTGACCGGCTGACGCCGGGCATTCCGGAAGCCATGCGCTATGAAAGCCTGAAGATCACGCCAAAGGCCATGCTGAGCCGGAGCGCCGCCGGTATCCGCGGGCGCACCCTCATCATCAACCTGCCCGGCAGCCCAAAGGCCGTCCGCGAAAACCTGGCCGCTATCCTGCCCGCGCTGGATCATGGGCTTGAAATGCTGCTGAGCTCAGGATCAGCCGACTGCGCCGCACCGGAAAAGTAAAGCTGCCTAGCCGTTGACCTCAACGTGCAGGTATCCCTGGCTGTAGTAGGGCAGCACATTCATGCCCAGCTCTTTGGCCGCCAGCGTCAGATCGCCCACCGCCACGCCCGGGCAGTACAGGTCTGCCGCGTAGCCACGTTTATGAAAGGACCAGCTTACACCGCCTACCTCCTCGTTCCGCGCCACGCAGCGCACACCCGAGGTAATGATGACCGGACAATCGAAAGTGCAACGCAACGCCTCTATTTTTTCAAGCAGCTCTGGATTCATGTCCACAGGCCAGCCATCGCAGCAGCCCGCGCAATCGCAGGCATATTCCGACATCAGAAAATGTGTGGACGCGCGAGGCTCCAGGTCTTCGGGCGGCGCTGGAATTTCCGGCGCAGATGGTGTATCTGCGCCCATCTCCTCCGCAGGCCGGGGTACTGGATTTACCGGCTCCGCCGGCGCTGATACCTCTGGCGCCGACTTTGGCATGCCCTGAAAATTTGCGAAAAACACCGCGCTGGTAACAACGACCAGCACGGCGGCCAGTGTGATAAAAATACGTTTATAAAATTTTTTCATATAATCCCCCTCCTCTCCCTGTGTGGAAGGTGGAAAGTTGAAGTTGGAAGGTTCATGACCCCTTTGGCTGCCGCCAAAGCCATTAAAAATGCGGCCACGGGCCGCATTCAATCAAATCTGCCAGGAGCAGATTTGCACCTGAACTATCCACTTTCACCTTTCAACTAGACAAGCCTCTTTTTAAACTTTGTCTCTTTATGATAAAGTTTTTGGACACTCTGAAAAGGGGCTTTCGCCCCCTTTTTATTCCGCATCCTCAATGACCACATCGGTTTTAGTGGTATCGACGCGCACAGCTCCGGTTACCTTGGCCAGAGCGAAGCCCTCAGGCTCAAAAGCGCCCAAATCAACAATGGCCTGTGCCCCTGTCCTGATCTCCGTGTCTGTAATCCCCTCTTTGTAATCCGGAATGGTCATTTTATATTCCTTCCCGTCTGTACGCTGAAAATAAATGGATAAATCCTTGCTGGTTGTTGGCATTTTTTAATCTCCTTCTTATTTTTAATTTTGATGCCTGCTTGCGGCACGACGAGGACGTCGTGCCCTACCTTTAGGCTTTAGGGAACCACGCCCACGGGGTCTGCCCCCGAGGCTTGACGCCTTATGGTCAAGCCGAAGCGGGTATGGTTCCTCGCCCATTAATTTTTAATTGTGGAAGTCCACTACGCCACTTCCACCAAATCCTCTGCTGTCACCTTTACCTGCTTTTCCCTGATAGGCTCCTGCATGCCGGTAATGGCTTTGGCAGTGCCTAAAAAGGCATCGTCCGTTACACTAGTCTTGACATCGCCGTAGGTTTTGCTTCCTTTGACGATTTTTCCATCCCTCTCTCCATAATTGACGGTGATCTTCATTCCCACCGATTCCACGCTTTTCTGAATGGTTGCCATGTTGTTTTCCTCCTGTGTTAGATTCCGGCAGCGCTGCCTTACACCTTACAATATGGCAAATTTCCAAAACACCCAACCCGGATTTAAGTTTTATTTAAGTTTTCTAAACACCATAGGCTTTGCGCAGGCCCTTCATGGCTTTATTCAGGGTCTTCGCCACACACTGCTCGCTGACGCCGCGGTCCCTTGCGATGGCCCGGTAGGTCTGCCCCCTGTAATAGTGGGCTTCAATGCACTCCTTCTGGGCCTTTGGCAGCTGTGCCACCCGCAGCTTTAAAAAAGCCCGGTGGCGGTCTTCTCTTTTTTCCCTCGCGCACCGTCTTTCATCGGTCTCTGCGCTCTCCTCAGCCGGCAGCGCTTCTGCCAGGCTCGCGCCCTCCGCTGTTTCTACATCCAGCGAAAACGCCGCCTGAACCGAGGTTCCCGGTCGTTTTTTGGCGCTCTGGACAAAGGCGTAAAAGAGCTGTTTTTTGATATAGGCTGGAAAATAACCGGGCTGCTCTGATTTAAAATCCTTTAAACGCTCCATAAAAAGGACGCAGGCCTCCTGATAGGCATCTTCCAGCTGGGCTTTATCGTAAACATACTCGCTAATGGTGGCTAAAATCAGCGGTTTAAAGGTCAGCAGCAGCGTTTCCGCTGCCGCCTTGCTTCCCGCCTGAGCCCTTGTGACCAACACACCGATCTCTGCGTATTTTTTACTCAAACACACCCTCCTTTACTCGCCCTCGCAAATGGATACAATCTCCAAAACAGCCTCGGGGAAATGATCCTCCACCGCGCCAGCTTCCTCGTAAAAGAAATCCTCAGCCTCCTCGCGGCTCCTGGCCGGCAGCACCTTGCGCACCCGGCAGGCCGCTTCCACTGTGTAGGGTCTTATCCGCCCTGTGCAGGGTCTTCCTGCTCCGTATCGATTTGTGTACAAACGCACCTCCTGAATTAATAAAGATTAATATATAATATTATTTATAATATTACTAATGGCGGACACCTGTGTCCGCCATGTTGCCGCAATATGGCTCTTTTTGTCCACATTGCGGTCATATCTGGCCGCTTTACCCTATCCGGCGTACTTATCCACAAGGCCAAAAACCGACACTGTTTCATCCGCCAGATTCTTCAGGCGTGTGGGCGCCACGTTATCGGCAAAGGGAACCAGGGTATAAAGTCCCTTGCGCCGGTTTTTAACCGCCTTCTGATATTTCAGCCGCCCGGCGTCTACCAGCTCCTTGCGGTAGCGGCGGATATTGCGTTCGCTCCGCCCAAAGAAGTGCTCGATGCCCTCTGGCCGCACAAAGAACTCCACCCGCCACAGCCACCGTCCATCAATGGACGGCAGCGCGCAGCAGTTGCACCGGTAAAGCAGGTAAATCCAAAGCGCCACGGCTCCCTCCGAAAGCTTTCGGTCTGCAGGCAGATCGGATTGCCATTCGATGAAAGCCTCCAGCTCCGAAAAAAAGTTCATGAGGCCCCTCAGGCAGCTGCTGTTTGCAAAAGGCGCTCTTCCACTATTTCGAGCCGCGTTTCAAGCTCCTGATTTTTAATGACCTGGAAAGCCAGAGCGCTTGAGAGCATCCGGATGGCCTCCTCCATATTCTCTTTTTCCTCCTGATCCTTGTGGGTGTTTTCACTTTCAGGCAGCATGATCCGGGCTGTGTCAATCTCACGCCGTATCACGGGGATCACACAGGTTTCAAGGTATCGCCTAAACCCTGTGGCCGCCTTATGATCATGGTGTTTTAACAGAGCCCAAACCCCCTCCTCACTGATCAGCAGCATTTTGTGCATACGCCCGCCGCTATTCTTAATCAATCGTTTCTGTACCGCTGACGCCGGCAGTTTTTTCAAAAATCTGTGATAGTTTTTACAGCCCATGTAACTGCCGATTTCTTTCAGGACAAAATAGCTCTGACTGCCCTCCTCGTAAAGATCGGTATATACTCGCAGTTTATGAGAATCACTTCCAAAACACTGTTCCAAAGTTGCTAAAATGGGGTTGTTCATCTTGTTCTACCTCCGGTTATTATACATTCAATAAAGACAGGCCGCCGAAAAAACGCTTTGCCATCTGCGGCATCCATTTAAAATAAGTCCGGCTGATCCACTTCCAATCATTGCTAAAGAAACGCATCCGCTCCTCGGCTTCAGCCTTTTCAAAGCCCACAAGGGCCATCCGCCGCACGCCGTCAGCCGTCATGTAAAAGTCTCGGGGGCCATTATCCCGCCGAGGCACCAGCATCTGGAGAAAATCCTGCTTTTTGATATGTTTAAGCAGAAACATTTCTGTTTCATGGAACTCAAAGCCAAAAACATTCCCCATGTCGTGTACATTGTAGAGCAGCGGATCCTCGATGAGCCAAATATTGTTCAGCCAGATCATTCGCACCTCCTTGAAATCTGGCGTCTGTGCCCTGAGCAGACGCTTTTCAATATCGCTCATTTCCCGCTCGATTTTGCGGCTCACAAAGGGCTCTCCCTCCTTGTGAAAGCATCGGCATTGCCCCTGCACGTCTAAAAAGCGGCAGTACAACCCACAGTGTGTTTCATCTGCCCGGTAAGCGCATTCTTTGCAGCCCTCAGACATCTGCTTTAAATCATACCAGGGCTCTTCATAAAACACATTTCTTTTTAAATCTTCGTTCATACCATTTCCTTTCGGTTACTTTCGCCAGCGCTGACGTTAGGTTTAATTATAGTGTTTTTTTGAGAAAGAGCATCTCGCCTCCAGGGGATGATAAGCAGTAAAAAAACATAAAACGCCGCGTTTTATGCCTTTTTATGGCAATATTTTTCTCTTTAAAGTTTAAAAATTATCGTTTTTTTAAACCATTGTAAACCTCTGTATTTCTGAGGAACAATTATTTATTTTATGCGCTTCCGGTAAAACCGAAAAAGCTTCGTTGGGAGACGCTGCTTGATGATGCCACTCAAGGCATACACTTTGAATCCCGCAGTTTTTACAGTGCAGCCATTCTCCGTAAACCGGCCAGTGCCGCTCGATAAACATTTCTCGGACGCGCCAGCCCTCGTCCAGCTTTTCCTGCACTCTGCCAGGCCTCTGCCGATAAGGGATCACAAGGCCCGGAGCTGTGACCAGCGCTCTGGCCCTGCGGTCATGCCCCCTGTATACCGCGTGCCAGTTAAGATAGCTGAACTGTTTTGCGCTCACCCAAGGCACATCCACCCTGACAGGAATATACTCAAGCCCCGCCCCCAGAAAAATGACGTTGTTGCTTTTCTTGCCCACCAGCCCCATGGTAGTCTTTCGCCGTCTTGCCATGTTCATATCCAGATACTCCCCGATACAGTCCAGAAAATAGCTGGTCTCCACCGGGATGATAAAGGCCTGTCCATCCCCATACAGCACCACCGTGCCGCTTCCCTTTGCCTCACAGCACCGCAAAAGCCCCAGCGGCGCGCCCGAAAACCGCAAAATCTTGCCGATGTTCTCATCTGTCAGCCTGACCTGCCCATTGTCGAAGCCCATGGGAAGGGATTCGTATTTTAATTCTGTTATCGATTTCATTTTTTGTTTTAAATACTCCTTTTTATTATTATTTCATTCCAACATGACCGTCCATACATTTCCAACCCCATCATCCTGGTGCAGGCACCAAGGGAATCACCGCCTTTCTGAATGCTTTTGACAAAAAGATAAAACCGGCATGCTGAGCGCGAATGCGCCCGCATGCCGGTTGATTGGGGATGTGTCCCGGAAACCATCTATTTGTTTTTTGTATTGCTTTATTTTTTTGACTATATTAATCCTCTTTACGCCATACGAATTTATTAATAACATTTGTATAGCTTTGAATAATTTTCACCACTTTCGTACTTACCAGTTCTTCCAGATCTTTCAATTGCCTCCAAGTTCTCATGAAGCACCTCTGCCATGGGTGAGCCGGTCACATAAGTGCACTCCTTTGGCAGTCCGCATTCTGCTAGATAATGGCTTGCATGTTCGGAATACGCAAGACTTACATCAGAAATTATATCCACGATCCGGCGATTTGTTTCTTCCGGCAGGCACTCATCCTCACAACGATTTCCGGCTTTCATATGAAAAATCGTAATATGAAGACGCTTCGCTGCTATAGCTGACAGACAGGAATTGGTGTCTCACAAAATCAGCAGCTTGTAAGAGCAGTTGATGATATTGCTAACTATTGCTCTAAGATCATCTTCCACTGCATCCATATAAACTTCCGGATCAGCAAGTTTCTGATCATGGAAACACACACCATTCAGATTATAATCATAATTCTAGCCTGTATGAGCAAGAACACAACCAAAATATTTTCTGCACTTATTAATTGTTGATGAGAAATGAATAATTTCCGGGAGAGTGCCGACGATGATGAGTATCTTTAATTTTCCATTCTCCTGTCATTTAACATTTGAATAAACTGTTCTTATTTTTGTATTCATTCCTGTACATCCACTGGCTCAAAAATGTATCTGAATGTTCCGGGTCAAACTGCTCATTGGCCCACATAACAGTAACCAAGTCCTGGGTATCCGAAAGATTAATGATATTATGAGTATATCCTGAAAGCACATGAATAGCCTCCATCTTCTCCCCGTAAACCTCAAATTCCATTATGGGATACTTTATCACTCAACTTTCTTTTTAATTATTTTTTTTATCATCTGAATAACCCATAATACAGCCATATATATTAAAACACCAACCACAACTTTTACAACTAATACGAATATTCTTGAATTATTGTATAACGTAAAATTATAGATTACTATATACATAATAATTCCTGCACTAAAATATGGTATGATATCAAAAATATATTTTATTAAATTTATTTTTTTTCTCACAAAAAAACATTGTATTACACAAACGGAAGCTTCCGCACAGAGCGTACCTATTCCAGCACCAACAGATTGCAACTTTGATATTAACATTAGATTAATAAAAAAATTAACAACTGCTCCAATTACAATTGAAATGGTGTATACCATATCTAATTTATAGGGTATTAAGTATTGTGTTCTAATCACATTGGCAATAGCAAGAAAAAAACAACTCGGAATTAACACCTGAAATATTAGAATACATTTTTCAAATCCCTCTCCATAAAAAATTGGTACAAACTCTTTAGCAACTGACATAATACCAAATCCCATAGATGCCGATAAAAACGAAGCAAAAATTAGTGATTTTCTTAGGTACTTCTCACTCTCACTTTTTTCATTATTGGCAAGTAAATAAGATATTCTTGGTAGCATAACCGTTCCCAGTGAATTAATCAATGCTATCGGAACCTGAATAACTCGTTCACTACTTTCATAGTATCCTACTTCTGTTTTTGAAACCATAGAACCGAGCATTATTTTATCCATTATCTTATATAAGCTTACGGCTAAAACAGGTATAAATAAAACTATGTTCGGTTTAATATGTTGCATGATATCCTGCAAACAAACTTTGCATTTTTCTATGTAGTTTCGTATAACTGTCCAAAGAATAATTTGCGAAAGTAATTGACTTAACACATATATCAACGCATACAAATAAATATCCGATGGTTTTTTCACTAAAGTAAAGATTCCTATTACAGTAAAAATCTTTACAAACGCATTTCTAATTGTTGTCAACTTAAATTGCTCCATTCCAAAAAAGAACCAATTTATGTCAAACGTCGAGGCAATTATGTAAAGTATCATAATCCAACTAACTAATTTTTCATCACTGAAAAACAAAACGTATATCGAATATAGAACTATCATGAAACTTCCACAGCACAATTGGAATAAGTATATACTCCAAAATGTTTTGGATCTTTTTTCCTCATCGTTTCTGACTGCAGCTATGCTTCTATTTCCATAATTATTGACACCTAACATTGCAAATAAGCCAAAATAGTATACGATTGAAAACGCATAAGAGAACACACCTATTTTGTCCGCCCCCAATACTCTCGACAAATATGGTGTAGTAATCAATGGTACAATTATTGCTAGTACCTGGTAAATTGTATTGTATATAAAATTACTTTTTATAGATTGTCCTTTGATTTTTAACATATTTTCCTTCCAAATAAAATATTATCTTGTTGAATACTATAATCAAATAGGTCTCTGTTATCATAGTCATAAAAAAAACAAAAAGTATTCTCAAGAACTCATTATTCACGAATTTCACAAAAATAATATTGTATGTTTGATAGATTAGTAGTATTGCATGCGTGAGCATAATTATCAAAGAATTGCGTCCCCAAAGAGTTAGTATTTTTTTCATGTATAGAGCTTTTTTCTCAATAAATTTTGATATGCCAATAATAAAAAAAGTGCCTAATATAGAGAAAATATAGTACAAAACTATGTTTCCAAAGCGAAGGTTATTTAAATCTACATTTCCATTGATAAATGCCAGTACCGAGCCAATACCTATATATATAATTTTTGAATTAAATAAATTGCTTTTTTCAAAATAGTAACCAATTATTGAAAAAGAACTCGCAATAGAACACCTTATTAGCAGTACCCCAAATAATATAGGATAACTATCAATTTGAAGAATATTATTCCATTCTATTGAAACAGCAAAGTAAATAGCAACTGCTAATGCAGTAATATAGATTGGAAGTACAATACGCCTATATTTTACGACTATATATAAAACAATTTCAGTTATCGAAAATACAGGAAGAAACCATAACACACCTTCTCCATTAAAAGAAATAATATGTAAAACAAAGGTTTTAATTTCATTAGCATTATACATTCCTAATCTCGCTTGGAGTAATACTCTAGCAAAAAAAATAAGGCTGAATACTAGATATAAGATATATATACTTTTTTGCTTTATTACGACATCTTTTAAAGAATAATTATTATCTTCAAATTTATATTTTGCTTTTAGCAACCCATTAATTATAAAGAAGCCACAAACATGAAAGGAATATATCCATGTTTGTAGGTGATTAGCATTATCTGAAATAACATGTCCTAAAACAATTAATGCAATTAGTATTCCTTTTGTAATGTCTATCCATTCTACTCTTTTATGCAATTTAATACCCTATCTTTCTCAAACCTTATTCTGTTTTCTATTATTATCAGCGATAAGTAAACATGAAATAATTACTAATGCATTTATTCCTGCAATTATGTAATTATATGTGCCCATAGCAATAATAAATGTCAAAAAGGAAGCAGTATACGTTCTTTTTGTATTGTCTTTTTCGTTCATTCGTTTAAATGAATATCCTATCAGAATACCAAAAACTAATGAAAATATAAAACATCCTAAATACCCTCCAGAGTTCATAAATTCGAAGTATATTGTGTAAAACGCATTGTAGTGTGTTGAAGAACCTATATTATAACCTTGCCCTAAATATGTACTTACAACATCGTGATTAAATTTCATTCCAAACACTGAAAGTACGTATTCAATTAAAAGTCCAAAACCACCCAAATACTTCAAAATTATTGGAGAATCAATTAATCTCTGTCCGGCATTGTATTGTTCAAAGAATTGAGAAAACATATAATTCGATCCTGAGAAATCGACAACAAAACTATCTATGGTATTTTGTATTACACTTTTCTCACTATTACTAGATCTAAAACTAAATATCATCAATACGGCTACTCCAATAATTACAATAGCTCTTTTTAAAATTTTTTTTTGCGTTTTAGAAAGCTTTATTTTTGAATATCCTAAAAATATCAGCATAAAAACAACAATTTTTAAAAATTCAATCCTGCTTTGCATAATAATGATATATAAAATAAAATTTAAAACTGATAACATTGGTAACCTCTGATGCGTCTTTAATAACAATGCAAAGCTAAATGTTAAATCAAAAAAAGCAAAACCTCTTACAAAATATTGATAAATATAATAAATAACACTGTTAAAATAAATCTGTGTATAGTCTGTCCCGCCAAAAGCGATACTATAACTAATATTCCGAACATTAGTTAATAGTAGTCTACCTGTTATTACACATATAATCATATTAAATAGTATTGCGATACTTATCAGAAAGGAAATACGTCTTAACCAAACAAACATTCTGCACGAATCAAATTTAATACTTTTATTATTTTTTCGGCTAATCTTAATTTCCTTTAATCCATATCCCAGAATTATAGCTACATCTATAATTATAATATTTATTTGTATAAAATATGATGAGTCAAATGAAGGTATGTACTGATCAAGATATCCTATTCTACCAACAATCATCCAAACCAGAAAAATCACATTGATAATCGATATGGGATTAACGATTTTTTTCCATACATGATATGAAATAACAATAAATAAGACTAGTGAAAAATCAAATATTATAAAAAAACACATATCTCCTGTCTCCCAGCTCTATCTAAATTTGTATGTATCTCTGCCAAAAATAATCAAATTAGCTAATTTACTTTGTCTTACAATTGCTATTATCAAAGGACACAATATACCTACACATAATGTTAACATTATAGAATTAACAATTCCGTTCATCGAGAATAAAACAAATGCTTTATTGATATCAAATGCATTCATTAAAAATGAATGTACATAGTATATTTCTAAAGTAAATATTCCTATTTTTTCTAACAACTTAAATCTTTTTTTTATATGAATATAATGTGCGAAATTTAAGAAAAAAATAATTCCAGTTAGCGCTAGTATAAACCTAATTGCAATGGACAACGTATTATCTGGCATAGCCATTATTTTAAACATATATCCACCAAAAAAGTAAACACACATAGAAATTAATAGTAAACTATTATTAATTTTATTATATATTAACAAAATTTGATCCTGATAATTCATAAATAAATACCCTGCTATATAATAAACACTATAATATACTATTAATTTACAGCCTAAAAAATTAATATTGACAACTATCCCTATAAATAGTAATAGTCCAACCAAAACAAAATATATTACACAAAACAGCATAAGTCTAAACACTATCATGTTCCTTATTTTTCTTGAAATCACATATGCAATTATAGAAAATAAATTTAACATCCAAATCGCAAATAAATACCACAAACTCTGTGATATATTAAAAAAAACACCATATATTGAATTTATGCCATCATATTGTTGATAAAAAAACAGTCTAAAAATAATATAGAAACTTAAAAAAGGTATAATATAACCCTTAGAGATTTTTTTCATCTTATTTATAACACTAAATTCAGTATCATAACAATTTAATTTAGGCAAACAAAAATAGCCTGAAATAGCAATAAACAATGGCATCTCTATAATCGCCATAAGATTACACAAATAATCTGTATCACTATTTTGCGCTGCAATTTGGAAAATGTGTCTAAGAACAACAATTAATATCAGAAGTCCTTTCAACATATCCAAATAACTGTTTCTTTTCTTAGTATTTTCCATTATTTAACGCACCTTTTTTTATTTAAATATTTTTTAACTGGTCTTTCAAAACCAAATTCATAATCGAATAGTTTTTTTGTATAATTTCTAATATTCAAAGTAATCATCTGAGCGTTTTTATTTAAATAAATTTTTTCATAAAATTTAATTATAGCATCTATCTCTATATCCGAATCATCTGCAGGTAATTTTAAATAATAAGGAAAATCTGTTAGACTATCTAATTCAGTTTTTACCGCTGAAACAACTGGTATACCTCTTGCAACATATTCTTTACTTTTTAATGAGCTATTATATAATATTCCTGATCTATGTCTTCCTAATGCATCTACCGCTATATCAGTTTCATTAAAGATTTTTGTAAGTTCATCCCCTGATTTAGGTCCATGAAATATAATTCTTCGATCGTTATCTGCTAATATTTTTAAATTTTTAAGTTCTTGTCCAGCTCCAACAACATTAAGAACGACCACGTAGTCGCCATGATAATTCAAAATTCCTTTGACAATTCTATCAACGCCGTGCCAGTACATAAGATTTGCAACAAATGTTAGCCTTATATAGTTAGGAATAACTTGATATGATAAACTTCTGCTCTCAATCATATCATATTCAACGCAATTTGAAGCATTAATGCAATCAATACCCCAAATTTGTTTATCATTTGAATATGTCATTATTTTATCTATCACACGATTCATTTTCTTTTCACAAATAATACTTTTAACTATTAAAATTTTTGACAGCCCTTGATACTCTTTATGAAATGGATACGTTGGTATTTCAAGTATTATTACAATATCCTTATATTCTTTTTTAATCTTACTTAATAATTGATAAAAAGCGTTCGTAAGAGTGGGTCTTCTTATATAAATGTAATCAGTATTTGAGTCAATGTAATCTAATAGTTTATATCTTTCAATTTCTCTTCTGCTTTTAATCAACGGACATATGAATAATATATCATCTAACAAGCTTCTTTCTGGATTAATACTTAAAACGCTCAAATTCCCAATTTTTCTTAAATATTTAATTTGACTTATAACTTTTTTTTCAATACCATATTGTTTTGCTTTATCTAACTCTAATCCCTCAGCAAAAAAAACACCTTTCATAATTTAAATTCCTCACTTATTATTTATCACTTGCAAACTTAAATCCTAATTTAATCAATACCAGCTTTAATTTGATAAGCATTCTTGCCGGAATTACTGATTCTATAATAGCAACTGCACGAAAAAACAAATATCTTTTCAAGGAAATACATTCGCGATTTGTTAAGTCCAAAAGTTTTTCTTCTTTTAAAAATTTGTAACTATCTCTTAGCCACTTACCTTGATACACTCCATGCTTAAACGAAAAAATATTCTTTTGTAAAACGTAATAATTAGGAATACAATGCCCTTGTTTTCCGTAATGACTTTGGTTTAAAAAATACTCTTCAAATTGCATATCACTTGTAAATTTAGATAGTGTATTTGAAATAAACTTATTATCAAAAGCAAATGCTGCGAAATTTACTCCGTATCTTTCATCACAATATATATTTCTTATTAAGTCTCTATTAGTATAGGAGGATTTTCTCGGATATAGATTACAGTATTCAATATCATTTTCATGTAATTCTTTTATAAATAATTGAATCTGTTCTTCATCTATTTTGTCCGAAATCAAAGAATCTGCCAGAATACTCATATAATAATTATTTTCAACTGTTTTTGCAGCAGATATAATACATTGCACCAAATTTGATTTTTTACCCCAATACAATAATTTAACATTGTCAGATTTATTAAAATCTTCTGGCTTTTCTCCAAAAACTGAAATAATTACATTAAATCTGCAGTTTAGCCAGTTTTTCTCTAATAGTTTTAAAAAGATTTTACATACATCCATATAATTGCTATGTGATGGGATGATTATTGTTACTGATTCATTCACATTTTGCATAATTCACCTAGCCAATTTTCAAATTCATAGTTTTCCTTTACAGAATATGGAATATTTGTAATACTTTTTTTGATAAATAATTCTATTTCCCTCATATCAACATTATTAAAATCAACAATCATTATATTCTCCTTAATCAATTCATATATATTTAATGCTTTTATTGCGATGTTATTTGTTATTAATTTTTTATCATAAAAAAGTGCTTCTAACACACGTAAATTAATCGATTCATGAAAATCCGGATCAAAATCTACAATAACCTTAGAATCATACAATTCCATTAGATAATCTTTATAATCAATAAACTTTTTTGTTCCAATTTCCCCGTCATAATCCAAAATCTTGAAATTACAAATATATTTGGATTTCAATTGTTCGTATAATACAAAAATGTC
The DNA window shown above is from Eubacterium limosum and carries:
- a CDS encoding MogA/MoaB family molybdenum cofactor biosynthesis protein, which encodes MFTVAILTLSDKGSRGEREDKSGPVIAGMLDKDLYEVVHTAILPDEKHIIESNLKSLCDAIDPVNLILTTGGTGFSPRDVTPEATISVCDRLTPGIPEAMRYESLKITPKAMLSRSAAGIRGRTLIINLPGSPKAVRENLAAILPALDHGLEMLLSSGSADCAAPEK
- a CDS encoding YcbK family protein produces the protein MKKFYKRIFITLAAVLVVVTSAVFFANFQGMPKSAPEVSAPAEPVNPVPRPAEEMGADTPSAPEIPAPPEDLEPRASTHFLMSEYACDCAGCCDGWPVDMNPELLEKIEALRCTFDCPVIITSGVRCVARNEEVGGVSWSFHKRGYAADLYCPGVAVGDLTLAAKELGMNVLPYYSQGYLHVEVNG
- a CDS encoding DUF2922 domain-containing protein; translation: MPTTSKDLSIYFQRTDGKEYKMTIPDYKEGITDTEIRTGAQAIVDLGAFEPEGFALAKVTGAVRVDTTKTDVVIEDAE
- a CDS encoding RNA polymerase sigma factor, whose translation is MSKKYAEIGVLVTRAQAGSKAAAETLLLTFKPLILATISEYVYDKAQLEDAYQEACVLFMERLKDFKSEQPGYFPAYIKKQLFYAFVQSAKKRPGTSVQAAFSLDVETAEGASLAEALPAEESAETDERRCAREKREDRHRAFLKLRVAQLPKAQKECIEAHYYRGQTYRAIARDRGVSEQCVAKTLNKAMKGLRKAYGV
- a CDS encoding BRO-N domain-containing protein; the encoded protein is MNNPILATLEQCFGSDSHKLRVYTDLYEEGSQSYFVLKEIGSYMGCKNYHRFLKKLPASAVQKRLIKNSGGRMHKMLLISEEGVWALLKHHDHKAATGFRRYLETCVIPVIRREIDTARIMLPESENTHKDQEEKENMEEAIRMLSSALAFQVIKNQELETRLEIVEERLLQTAAA
- a CDS encoding flippase, yielding MLKIKGQSIKSNFIYNTIYQVLAIIVPLITTPYLSRVLGADKIGVFSYAFSIVYYFGLFAMLGVNNYGNRSIAAVRNDEEKRSKTFWSIYLFQLCCGSFMIVLYSIYVLFFSDEKLVSWIMILYIIASTFDINWFFFGMEQFKLTTIRNAFVKIFTVIGIFTLVKKPSDIYLYALIYVLSQLLSQIILWTVIRNYIEKCKVCLQDIMQHIKPNIVLFIPVLAVSLYKIMDKIMLGSMVSKTEVGYYESSERVIQVPIALINSLGTVMLPRISYLLANNEKSESEKYLRKSLIFASFLSASMGFGIMSVAKEFVPIFYGEGFEKCILIFQVLIPSCFFLAIANVIRTQYLIPYKLDMVYTISIVIGAVVNFFINLMLISKLQSVGAGIGTLCAEASVCVIQCFFVRKKINLIKYIFDIIPYFSAGIIMYIVIYNFTLYNNSRIFVLVVKVVVGVLIYMAVLWVIQMIKKIIKKKVE
- a CDS encoding acyltransferase family protein, with the protein product MHKRVEWIDITKGILIALIVLGHVISDNANHLQTWIYSFHVCGFFIINGLLKAKYKFEDNNYSLKDVVIKQKSIYILYLVFSLIFFARVLLQARLGMYNANEIKTFVLHIISFNGEGVLWFLPVFSITEIVLYIVVKYRRIVLPIYITALAVAIYFAVSIEWNNILQIDSYPILFGVLLIRCSIASSFSIIGYYFEKSNLFNSKIIYIGIGSVLAFINGNVDLNNLRFGNIVLYYIFSILGTFFIIGISKFIEKKALYMKKILTLWGRNSLIIMLTHAILLIYQTYNIIFVKFVNNEFLRILFVFFMTMITETYLIIVFNKIIFYLEGKYVKNQRTIYKK